GATGGGGACTTGCAGAACCCTCCTGAGGAGATACCACGACTTGTTGAGAAACTGTCTGAAGGATTTGATGTTGTCGCTGGCTGGCGCAAAGGAAGGAAGGACAATCGCTTCAGATTGATCCTCTCAGCCTTTCTGAATCTCTTTGCGTCCCTGGCAACTGGAGTCAGAATGAGAGATTACGGATGCATGATGAGGGCGTACAGGAGAGGCGTGCTGCAGTCGGTGTCTGTCTATGGCAGGCACACCCCATTCATTCCAACCCTGGTCACTTCCATGGGCTCCAGGACGTGTGAGGTTCCGATAGGGCACGAACCGAGAAAGAGAGGGAGGTCAAAGTACGGCCTGATTGGCCTGCTTTCACTCTATTCAAGCCTGGTTGCTGATTTCATCCACATAAAGATGGGGTTGCGGCCTAAGGCCAGGAAGCCGCTTTCTCACAAACTCGTCTTTTTCGGATATGGGCTCATCGGCCATGCGTGCCTGGAGTTCCTGCTGAGAACAAAGCACAATGTGGCGCGCGTCGTCACACATGCTGATGATCCTGACGAAGAGTCATGGTTTCCATCTGTTCATGATCTGGCTGCAAAAAATGGGATACCAGTCCTTGCACCACTGAAAGTCACCGATCCGGTTCTGGCTGAGACTGTGGAAAGACTGGAACCCGACTTGATCCTCTCGGTGTTCTACCGGCAGATCCTTCCCCGAAGGCTTCTTGACATACCGCGGCTCGGAGCAGTCAATCTCCATCCCTCGCTTCTGCCCGGATACAGGGGGAGATGCCCGCTGAACTGGGCCATCATAAATGGAGAGAAGAAGTCCGGGGTTACACTCCACTACATGACCGAGAAGGCCGACAGTGGCGACGTGATAGGCCAGCTTGAATTCGAAATAGCCGATGAGGACGACATCAAGACGGTCTATGAGAAGACGGTCACCGCTTCCCTTGAAATACTCAGGAGATTTCTGCCCACTATTTTTGACAGGGGGGCTGTGCGAACTCCTCAGGATGAAAGGCAGGCTTCATACTTCGGTAGAAGAACTCCTGAAGACGGGAGAATCGACTGGGCAAAGGGTGCGGACGAGATCCACAATCTCATACGAGGTGTGACCCACCCATTTCCTGGCGCATTCTCATTCATAAAAGACAAGAAACTGCTGATATGGAAGGCAACTGTCTCAGATCGCAGTGGGGCCCCGGGAGCCATAATAGGAACGGCGAACGGAAGTTTTCTGGTCGGAGCCGGAAGAGGCGCTCTCATACTGCAACGTACCCAAATGGAAGGCGAGGATGAGACTGATGGAACTGCTGCTCTTCAAAGGCTTGGTGTGAAACAGGGAGACAGGTTTGACTTCTAAACTGAAGGCTACACAAAAGTTCTTTGATGCCTACTGGCAGCATGAGAGAATAAGGAAACTCGACTCGATCGGCCTTTTCGCCAGGTCCGCAACCAAGAAAGCCTATGCGCTCATGGGCGGCTTGGAGGGGAAGAGAGTTCTGGAAGTGGGCCCGGGAGAAGGATTCGATCTGAAAGATATGTCTGAGCGCGGCGCGCAGGTTTTTGGTGTGGACGTATCTTCACACAGTCTCGACCTCTCCAGACAAATGTGTTCTCAGAGCAGCCTCTTCAAGATGGACGGAGAAAGTCTCGGATTCAGCGGTTCGGTCTTCGACCTTGTCTTCTCCAGAACCCTTCTCATGCACGTTGACAGAGGAATTTTTCTGAGGGAGTGCGTGAGGGTGCTCAAACCAGAGGGAAAGGCGATCTTCATAGAACCCTTGAAGTACAATCCGCTTCTGCTGCCCTACAGAGCAGCCTTGTCTTCGGGTCGGTTCATAGAACCTGACTATCTGAGACCAGCGGAAATAGAAAAGATGAAGCACGTCTTCTCCTCTGTCAAGGTCTGGTTCTATTACTTCGTCTCTGCTCTCGGTGGGCCGTTTGCATCAATTGCCCCGTGGTCAAAAGTTCTTTTCTATCCACTGGAGACGATTGACAGGGCCCTTCTATCAGTTCTTCCTCCCTTGAGAAACCTCTGCTGGATTTCTGTCATAGAGTGCACCAAATGATGTTGGGATTGAGAGTGGATGTTGATACTCTTTTCGGGCTGTCCAGAGGTGTACCCAGGTTGCTCTCTTTGCTGGATGAGCTCGATCTCAAGGCGACCTTTTTTCTTCCGATGGGGCCTGATAGAATGGGCCGGAATGTAAAAAGGATAGTCAAAGAGAGAGGCCTTGGAC
The candidate division TA06 bacterium DNA segment above includes these coding regions:
- a CDS encoding glycosyltransferase, which encodes MHVGGQVVVSVVIPLLNEEENLRPLYERLKSSLSHLPCESEIIFVDDGSTDSTLQELQDIAANDTRVKVVPLKQNMGQHAAILEGFKQSKGEIVVTLDGDLQNPPEEIPRLVEKLSEGFDVVAGWRKGRKDNRFRLILSAFLNLFASLATGVRMRDYGCMMRAYRRGVLQSVSVYGRHTPFIPTLVTSMGSRTCEVPIGHEPRKRGRSKYGLIGLLSLYSSLVADFIHIKMGLRPKARKPLSHKLVFFGYGLIGHACLEFLLRTKHNVARVVTHADDPDEESWFPSVHDLAAKNGIPVLAPLKVTDPVLAETVERLEPDLILSVFYRQILPRRLLDIPRLGAVNLHPSLLPGYRGRCPLNWAIINGEKKSGVTLHYMTEKADSGDVIGQLEFEIADEDDIKTVYEKTVTASLEILRRFLPTIFDRGAVRTPQDERQASYFGRRTPEDGRIDWAKGADEIHNLIRGVTHPFPGAFSFIKDKKLLIWKATVSDRSGAPGAIIGTANGSFLVGAGRGALILQRTQMEGEDETDGTAALQRLGVKQGDRFDF
- a CDS encoding class I SAM-dependent methyltransferase, which codes for MTSKLKATQKFFDAYWQHERIRKLDSIGLFARSATKKAYALMGGLEGKRVLEVGPGEGFDLKDMSERGAQVFGVDVSSHSLDLSRQMCSQSSLFKMDGESLGFSGSVFDLVFSRTLLMHVDRGIFLRECVRVLKPEGKAIFIEPLKYNPLLLPYRAALSSGRFIEPDYLRPAEIEKMKHVFSSVKVWFYYFVSALGGPFASIAPWSKVLFYPLETIDRALLSVLPPLRNLCWISVIECTK